A part of Antechinus flavipes isolate AdamAnt ecotype Samford, QLD, Australia chromosome 6, AdamAnt_v2, whole genome shotgun sequence genomic DNA contains:
- the LOC127539642 gene encoding LOW QUALITY PROTEIN: citrate synthase, mitochondrial-like (The sequence of the model RefSeq protein was modified relative to this genomic sequence to represent the inferred CDS: inserted 1 base in 1 codon; substituted 1 base at 1 genomic stop codon) produces MALLTAAARLLGAKNASCLVLAAXYFSASXNLKDILSNMIPKEQTRIKNFRQQHGKTVVGQITVDMYGGMRGLKGLIYETSVLDPDEGIRFRGYSIPECQKLLPKVKGGEEPLPEGLFWLLVTGQIPNEEQVSWLSKEWAKRAALPSHVVTMLDNFPTNLHPMSQLSAAITALNSESNFARTYAEGINRAKYWELIYDDCMDLLAKLSCIAAKIYQNLYREGSSIGAIDTELDWSHNFTNMLGYNDAQCTELMHLYLTVHSDHEGGNVSAHTSHLVGSALSDPYLSFAAAMNGLAGPLHELANQEVLVWLTQMQKEVGKDVSDEKLHDYIWNTLNSGRVVPGYGHAVLRKTDTRYTCQQEFALKHLLNDPMFKLVAQHYKIVPDILLEQNKAKNPWPNVDVHSGVLLQYYGMTEMNDYTVLFGVSRAQGVLAQLIWSRALGFPLERPKSMSTEGLMQFVSSKSG; encoded by the exons ATGGCCTTACTCACTGCGGCTGCCCGGCTCCTCGGGGCCAAGAATGCATCCTGTCTTGTTCTTGCTGCCTGATATTTCAGTGCTT ACAATCTCAAGGACATACTCAGCAACATGATACCTAAGGAACAAACTCGAATCAAGAACTTCAGGCAGCAGCATGGCAAAACTGTAGTGGGGCAGATCACTGTGGACATGTATGGTGGCATGAGGGGTCTGAAAGGATTAATATATGAAACATCAGTTCTGGATCCTGATGAGGGTATTCGTTTCCGTGGCTACAGTATCCCAGAGTGCCAGAAGTTGCTCCCTAAGGTCAAGGGAGGGGAAGAACCCCTTCCCGAGGGTTTATTCTGGCTGCTTGTGACTGGACAAATTCCAAATGAGGAACAGGTGAGCTGGCTCTCCAAAGAATGGGCAAAACGAGCTGCTCTTCCCTCCCATGTGGTCACCATGTTGGACAACTTCCCTACTAATCTGCATCCGATGTCTCAGCTCAGTGCAGCTATCACAGCCCTCAACAGTGAGAGTAACTTTGCTCGCACTTATGCTGAAGGCATCAACCGGGCCAAGTACTGGGAGCTGATTTATGACGACTGTATGGATCTCCTTGCCAAGCTATCTTGTATTGCAGCAAAGATCTACCAGAATTTATATCGAGAAGGCAGCAGCATTGGAGCTATAGACACCGAACTTGACTGGTCTCATAACTTCACCAACATGTTGGGCTATAATGATGCCCAGTGCACTGAGCTAATGCATTTATACCTCACAGTCCACAGTGATCACGAGGGTGGCAATGTAAGTGCACACACTAGCCATCTGGTGGGCAGTGCTCTTTCAGATCCCTATCTGTCCTTTGCAGCTGCCATGAATGGATTGGCTGGACCCCTTCATGAACTAGCCAACCAGGAAGTACTCGTCTGGCTGACACAGATGCAGAAAGAAGTTGGCAAAGATGTGTCTGATGAGAAATTGCATGACTACATCTGGAACACACTCAATTCAGGCAGGGTGGTCCCTGGTTATGGCCATGCTGTTTTAAGAAAAACTGATACACGATATACCTGTCAGCAGGAATTTGCCCTGAAACATCTGCTTAATGATCCCATGTTTAAACTGGTGGCTCAACACTACAAGATTGTACCCGATATCCTTTTGGAGCAGAACAAAGCCAAGAACCCTTGGCCCAATGTAGATGTGCACAGTGGGGTGCTTCTGCAGTACTACGGAATGACAGAGATGAATGACTATACAGTTCTCTTTGGGGTGTCACGGGCACAGGGGGTGTTGGCACAGCTCATTTGGAGCAGAGCTCTGGGCTTCCCCCTAGAGAGGCCCAAGTCTATGAGCACAGAAGGCTTGATGCAGTTTGTAAGCTCCAAGTCAGGGTAA